One genomic segment of Rivularia sp. PCC 7116 includes these proteins:
- a CDS encoding HNH endonuclease, which produces MAISETNRSEVITRANYRCEYCQTNSRLIGMPLVMEHILPKAAGGGDEFENLAASCYRCNEFLLAQKPTRLTRKRAG; this is translated from the coding sequence ATGGCTATTTCCGAAACAAATCGTTCTGAAGTTATAACTCGGGCTAATTATAGGTGTGAGTATTGCCAAACCAACTCCCGATTAATTGGAATGCCATTGGTTATGGAACATATTTTGCCTAAAGCTGCTGGTGGGGGAGATGAATTCGAGAATTTGGCAGCTTCTTGTTATAGATGTAACGAATTTTTATTGGCGCAAAAACCCACGCGATTGACCCGCAAACGAGCCGGTTAG
- the rppB gene encoding two-component system sensor histidine kinase RppB, with protein MNSYSLFRRSRLKLAGWYAGVMGVILSVSGFAMYRAMVQAKWGAMEREIESIAGTLHDSIEPLLPPSEEPTAVLQQIFPDLCLSGQSCNTTPTLIQRHTIGISDRTTYYIRLFNHQGKLLAFSPNQPLSLPQTLNRSSWQTFRTAKGIRYHQFTTILHSANTHPLDNQPNTHLSWGYLQIGRTLEHFDAEIRQIQWIMAIGFPIVLILVATSSWWLSGLAMQPIYQSYQQQQQFTANVAHELRSPLASLLATVEAIPRIGQSNQQNIQIMLHTIERQGRRLSHLIADLLLLTSLEQNSVAKPFQPCCLNDLVSDLTEEFLELAIAADIHLTSEIATCEVCTLGNESQLYRLVSNLIANAIGYTPKGGYVTVSLAKSNYTAVIEVKDTGIGIGLAEQEQIFDRFYRVDSDRSRKNGGTGLGLAIALAIAQKHQANLKVESQLGKGSIFTLEIKVLSFNMGRK; from the coding sequence ATGAATAGCTACTCACTTTTTCGGCGCAGTCGTCTAAAGTTAGCCGGATGGTATGCGGGAGTTATGGGCGTAATTTTGAGTGTTTCTGGCTTTGCTATGTATAGAGCAATGGTACAGGCAAAGTGGGGAGCAATGGAACGCGAAATTGAGTCAATTGCCGGAACTTTGCACGATAGCATAGAACCGCTGTTACCGCCTTCTGAAGAACCGACTGCGGTGCTGCAACAAATTTTCCCCGACCTTTGTTTGAGTGGACAATCTTGCAATACTACCCCAACGCTAATTCAACGACACACTATCGGCATTAGCGACCGCACTACATACTATATTCGTCTATTTAATCATCAAGGGAAACTCCTCGCTTTTTCACCCAATCAACCGTTATCTCTGCCTCAAACTCTCAACCGCAGTTCATGGCAAACCTTTCGCACGGCTAAGGGCATTCGCTATCACCAATTCACCACAATTCTCCATAGTGCCAACACCCATCCTCTAGATAATCAACCCAACACCCATTTATCCTGGGGTTATTTGCAAATTGGTCGTACTTTAGAACATTTTGATGCTGAAATCCGGCAGATTCAATGGATTATGGCGATTGGCTTTCCTATTGTCCTCATTTTGGTTGCTACTTCTAGTTGGTGGCTCTCAGGACTAGCGATGCAGCCGATTTATCAATCCTATCAGCAACAACAACAGTTTACCGCTAATGTTGCCCACGAATTGCGCTCGCCCCTTGCGAGTCTGTTGGCAACTGTGGAAGCCATCCCCCGCATAGGGCAATCAAATCAACAAAATATTCAAATAATGCTCCATACTATTGAGCGACAGGGGCGAAGGTTGAGCCATTTAATTGCAGACTTACTTTTGTTAACCAGTCTTGAGCAAAATTCAGTAGCAAAACCTTTTCAGCCCTGTTGTTTAAATGATTTGGTGAGCGATTTGACCGAAGAATTTTTAGAACTTGCTATTGCTGCTGATATTCACTTGACTAGCGAAATTGCTACTTGCGAAGTTTGTACTTTAGGTAACGAATCGCAACTTTATCGCTTAGTGTCAAACTTAATTGCCAATGCCATCGGGTATACACCCAAAGGCGGATATGTAACTGTGAGCTTAGCCAAGAGCAATTACACTGCTGTCATTGAGGTGAAAGATACGGGGATTGGGATTGGGCTTGCCGAACAAGAGCAAATTTTTGACCGCTTTTACCGTGTTGATAGTGACCGCTCTCGCAAAAACGGAGGCACAGGTTTGGGGTTAGCGATTGCTCTCGCAATTGCTCAAAAACATCAAGCGAATCTGAAAGTTGAAAGTCAGTTGGGAAAAGGTAGCATTTTTACGCTAGAGATAAAAGTTTTATCTTTTAATATGGGGAGAAAGTAG
- the rppA gene encoding two-component system response regulator RppA, translating into MRILLVEDEADLGLAIKQVLISERYIVDWVTDGTQAWLCLENQWTDYTVAIFDWLLPDLSGLELCQRLRLHQNPLPVLMLTALGQPENRVTGLDAGADDYLVKPFVMEELLARLRALQRRSPQLQSSTLTVAGFTLDAANNLLQVNSDTSTPQDIPLTTKEFQLLMYLMQNPNRIIPGSKLRNQLWDMDEEPISNVVAAQMRLLRRKLANHGCSCPIETIPGAGYRLNCQI; encoded by the coding sequence ATGCGAATTTTACTGGTAGAAGATGAAGCGGATTTGGGATTGGCGATTAAGCAAGTCCTAATTAGCGAGAGATATATTGTAGATTGGGTTACAGATGGCACTCAGGCATGGCTGTGCCTGGAAAACCAGTGGACAGATTATACGGTTGCTATCTTTGATTGGCTGCTTCCCGATTTATCAGGGCTGGAGTTATGTCAGAGGCTAAGATTGCACCAAAATCCTTTACCAGTACTGATGCTCACTGCTTTGGGTCAGCCTGAGAATCGAGTTACAGGGCTGGATGCGGGAGCCGATGATTATTTAGTCAAACCGTTTGTGATGGAAGAGTTGCTAGCACGGTTGCGGGCACTTCAAAGGCGATCGCCTCAATTACAATCGTCCACCTTAACTGTTGCCGGATTTACCTTGGATGCCGCAAACAATCTGCTACAAGTGAATTCAGACACATCCACTCCCCAAGATATTCCCTTAACCACTAAAGAATTTCAATTGCTAATGTATTTGATGCAGAATCCCAATCGGATTATTCCTGGTAGCAAATTGCGGAATCAACTTTGGGATATGGATGAAGAGCCAATTAGCAATGTGGTTGCGGCTCAAATGCGTTTACTGCGTCGGAAGTTAGCAAATCACGGTTGCTCCTGCCCAATTGAAACTATTCCAGGTGCAGGTTATCGCTTAAACTGCCAAATTTAA
- a CDS encoding CusA/CzcA family heavy metal efflux RND transporter, protein MFNSILNKILKNSIAQRWLIVACAILVTLWGVFSLTQMPLDVFPEFAPPQVDIQTEATGLAPEEVESQITVPIESAVNGLPGVTTVRSSSKVGLSMVQVVFDQDADIYKARQSVTERLGQVTNQLPEGVHPPEISPLASPLGTILQYAFTVNGQGKTSLMDLRRLVDSTLSNQILSVAGVTQVTVYGGDERQEQVLVDPEKLRTLKVSLTEVTNAAKDANSNAPGGFLIGGGQELLVRGIGQVKSVEDLQQSVVKVQNGKPILLKDVAEVKTGAAHKRGDASFNGQPAVVMMINKQQQVDTPTVTKAVEAVMQSLQGTFPPDVQVARTFRQSNFIDTAIRNVSSSLIQGIVIVSVIMLLFLMNWRTAVITLSAIPLSLLIGLMFMKAFGLGINTMTLGGLVVAIGSVVDDSIVDMENCYRGLRNNQAQGNPKHPFEVVYDTSVQVRLAVTFSTAIIVVVFAPIFSLTGVEGNIFAPMGLAYLFSICASTLVAMTLSPALCAILLANQTLPQEGTFISRWAERLYRPLLNLSLRLPKIILGISLAALVAAVAIVPSLGRVFLPEFQEKSLVNSMVLFPGVSLDMTNRAGLALESALKDNPLYEWVQLRVGRVPGDADGAGVSVAHVDVELSDSALQNREASIKQLRQEFNKLPGVASNIGGFISHRMDEVLSGVRSAIAVKIFGPDLIELRQIGEQVRDAIKPIAGVVDLQLEPQLPIRQVQIQYDRAAAANYGLSMAQLSNVVETALNGRVVSQVAENQQLIDIFISLTQKARNSLDAIRAIPLITPTGQTIQLGAVAKIEYGMGANVVNREDVSRLIVVSANVAERDLGSVVGDIQSQIKQKIKLPLGYFIQYGGQFESEQRATNNLLVFSILAAIAIAVLMFFSVKSLSATIAIMLNLPLALVGGIVSITLSGGVISIASLIGFITLFGVAVRNGLLLVDNYNKKFAQGMPLKDAIVNGSLERVNAILMTALTSALGMMPLAIASGAGNEILQPLAIVVLGGLFTSTALTLLVIPALYAKFGKQLMPQALPKPVLVSQARSR, encoded by the coding sequence ATGTTTAACTCCATTCTGAACAAAATTCTTAAAAACTCAATTGCCCAGCGTTGGCTAATTGTTGCTTGTGCGATTTTAGTGACTTTATGGGGAGTCTTCAGTTTAACCCAAATGCCCCTGGATGTATTTCCGGAATTTGCGCCTCCCCAGGTGGATATTCAAACCGAAGCAACTGGACTAGCGCCGGAGGAAGTGGAATCACAAATTACTGTGCCGATTGAAAGTGCGGTAAATGGTTTGCCTGGGGTAACTACAGTCAGGTCATCCTCTAAAGTCGGGCTGTCAATGGTGCAGGTGGTATTTGACCAGGATGCCGACATTTACAAAGCGCGGCAATCTGTTACAGAACGACTTGGACAGGTGACAAATCAATTACCTGAAGGTGTGCATCCGCCGGAGATTTCGCCGTTGGCATCGCCGTTAGGTACAATTTTGCAGTATGCCTTTACTGTAAATGGGCAGGGGAAAACCTCGCTAATGGATTTGCGCCGCCTGGTAGATAGCACTCTGAGCAACCAAATTTTGTCCGTAGCAGGAGTTACTCAAGTTACAGTCTACGGCGGTGATGAACGGCAGGAGCAGGTATTAGTTGACCCAGAAAAACTGCGAACGCTCAAGGTTTCGCTGACAGAAGTTACTAATGCTGCCAAAGATGCAAATTCTAACGCACCCGGTGGATTCCTGATTGGCGGCGGACAAGAACTATTGGTACGCGGTATTGGGCAGGTGAAATCAGTTGAAGACTTGCAGCAATCTGTAGTAAAAGTGCAAAATGGTAAACCGATTTTGCTCAAAGACGTGGCGGAAGTAAAAACGGGTGCAGCACACAAACGAGGAGATGCTAGTTTTAATGGGCAACCAGCTGTTGTGATGATGATCAACAAGCAACAGCAGGTTGATACTCCTACAGTGACAAAAGCAGTAGAAGCGGTTATGCAATCGTTGCAGGGGACATTTCCCCCTGATGTGCAGGTGGCGCGGACGTTCCGGCAATCTAACTTTATTGATACTGCCATTCGCAATGTCAGTAGTTCTCTAATTCAAGGCATCGTCATTGTATCGGTGATTATGCTGTTATTTTTGATGAATTGGCGCACCGCCGTAATTACTCTCAGTGCAATTCCTCTATCACTGTTAATTGGCTTAATGTTCATGAAAGCCTTTGGCTTGGGTATTAACACTATGACCTTGGGGGGATTAGTTGTAGCCATTGGCTCAGTTGTGGATGACTCAATTGTAGACATGGAGAACTGCTATCGCGGACTCCGTAACAATCAAGCCCAGGGCAACCCCAAGCATCCCTTTGAGGTGGTTTATGATACATCAGTGCAAGTGCGGTTAGCCGTGACTTTTTCTACGGCAATCATCGTAGTGGTGTTTGCACCAATTTTTAGCTTGACGGGTGTTGAGGGCAACATTTTTGCACCGATGGGTTTGGCGTATTTGTTCTCAATTTGTGCATCTACTTTGGTTGCCATGACCCTTTCTCCTGCCCTCTGTGCAATTCTACTGGCAAACCAAACCCTACCGCAAGAAGGTACATTCATTTCGCGCTGGGCAGAACGGTTGTATCGTCCGTTGCTAAATCTATCGCTGCGATTACCTAAAATCATTCTGGGTATATCACTTGCCGCCTTGGTTGCTGCTGTTGCGATTGTTCCCTCTCTGGGACGAGTTTTTCTCCCGGAATTTCAGGAGAAATCATTGGTCAATTCAATGGTTTTGTTTCCAGGTGTTTCCCTTGATATGACTAATCGGGCTGGGTTGGCACTGGAGAGTGCGCTCAAAGATAATCCTCTTTATGAGTGGGTGCAATTGCGAGTAGGACGAGTTCCAGGAGACGCAGACGGGGCTGGAGTAAGTGTGGCTCATGTAGATGTGGAACTGAGCGATAGCGCCCTCCAAAATCGAGAAGCCAGTATTAAACAATTGCGACAGGAATTCAATAAACTGCCTGGTGTGGCATCTAACATTGGTGGATTTATTTCTCACCGCATGGATGAAGTGCTGTCGGGAGTGAGAAGTGCAATCGCCGTGAAAATCTTTGGTCCGGATTTAATTGAACTACGGCAGATTGGCGAACAAGTACGAGATGCGATTAAACCCATTGCTGGGGTTGTAGACTTGCAGCTTGAACCCCAACTGCCCATTCGTCAGGTACAAATTCAATACGATAGGGCGGCAGCAGCTAACTATGGATTGAGTATGGCACAGTTGTCAAATGTTGTGGAAACTGCCCTGAATGGTCGTGTAGTATCGCAAGTTGCAGAAAACCAGCAGCTAATTGATATTTTTATCTCCTTAACACAAAAGGCTCGCAACAGTTTAGATGCCATTCGTGCTATTCCTCTGATTACCCCTACTGGGCAAACCATCCAGTTGGGTGCAGTGGCAAAAATAGAATATGGCATGGGAGCAAATGTTGTCAATAGAGAAGATGTGTCGCGGCTAATCGTTGTCTCAGCAAATGTTGCCGAACGTGATTTGGGCAGTGTTGTCGGTGATATTCAATCCCAAATTAAACAGAAAATTAAACTACCACTAGGCTACTTCATTCAGTATGGCGGACAGTTTGAATCGGAGCAGCGTGCTACTAATAACCTACTGGTATTTAGTATCTTGGCAGCAATCGCGATCGCAGTATTAATGTTCTTTTCCGTTAAATCTCTCAGTGCGACAATCGCTATTATGCTCAATTTGCCCTTGGCTTTGGTGGGTGGTATTGTCTCCATTACCTTGAGTGGTGGTGTGATTTCAATCGCTTCTTTGATTGGATTCATTACGCTATTTGGCGTTGCAGTTCGCAATGGCTTATTGCTGGTAGACAACTATAACAAGAAGTTTGCTCAGGGAATGCCCCTCAAAGATGCGATCGTCAACGGTTCCTTAGAACGAGTTAACGCCATTTTGATGACGGCACTCACTTCTGCATTGGGGATGATGCCTTTGGCGATTGCTAGTGGGGCAGGAAATGAAATTTTGCAACCCTTGGCAATTGTAGTTTTGGGCGGTTTATTTACTTCTACGGCTTTGACTTTATTGGTTATTCCGGCTCTCTACGCTAAGTTTGGCAAACAGTTGATGCCTCAAGCTCTGCCTAAACCCGTTTTGGTTAGCCAAGCCCGATCCAGATAA
- a CDS encoding CDP-alcohol phosphatidyltransferase family protein encodes MIKLSHIPSLLVGMRFTIAPLLVFDALDHKTSSWFIIGYIIAVLSDIFDGIIARRLKVSTSLLRQADSWADICLYLCVAISAWLVYPQVIINFRLPLLSAIAIQLILFAISLIKFQKFPSFHTYTAKAWGLTLLIATVGLFGFSYANTMKASDYILLD; translated from the coding sequence ATGATAAAACTATCACATATTCCCAGCCTTTTAGTAGGAATGCGGTTTACAATTGCTCCTTTACTGGTTTTTGATGCTTTAGACCATAAAACCAGTTCTTGGTTTATCATCGGTTACATTATTGCAGTACTTTCAGATATTTTTGATGGTATTATTGCCCGTCGTTTAAAAGTTAGTACAAGTTTGCTTCGTCAAGCAGATAGCTGGGCTGATATTTGTTTATATTTGTGCGTAGCGATTAGCGCTTGGTTAGTCTATCCCCAAGTAATCATCAATTTTCGATTACCTTTATTATCTGCAATTGCTATCCAATTAATATTATTTGCGATAAGTTTAATCAAGTTTCAAAAATTTCCTAGTTTCCATACTTATACTGCTAAAGCATGGGGATTAACTCTATTGATAGCTACTGTAGGGTTATTTGGTTTCAGTTACGCGAATACTATGAAGGCTTCCGATTATATTTTGTTGGATTAA
- a CDS encoding response regulator transcription factor produces the protein MIRLLLVDDENLIRRGLKALLKLEKDLEIVGEADNGQTAIDSIPTLKPDVILMDIRMPIMDGVAATKEITKAFPQIKILVLTTFADEDYVTQALHYGAAGYLLKDTPSEELAHAIRSVHKGYTQLGPGLGKVMAEKLPVSKSPPPGWDELTPREIEILKLVAKGSTNREIAEALYITEKTVKNYMTRIFNRLDLRDRTQAALVASSFFGN, from the coding sequence ATGATTCGTTTATTATTAGTTGATGATGAAAATTTAATCCGTCGCGGACTCAAAGCCTTACTAAAATTAGAAAAAGATTTAGAAATAGTCGGAGAAGCAGATAACGGACAAACTGCAATTGATTCCATTCCCACTTTAAAGCCCGATGTGATTTTAATGGATATTCGGATGCCGATAATGGATGGTGTTGCAGCAACAAAAGAAATTACCAAAGCCTTCCCACAAATTAAAATTTTAGTACTTACTACTTTTGCGGATGAAGATTATGTCACCCAAGCATTACATTATGGTGCTGCGGGATATTTACTTAAAGATACACCTTCTGAAGAGTTAGCTCATGCAATTCGTTCTGTACATAAAGGTTATACCCAACTAGGACCAGGACTAGGTAAAGTCATGGCTGAAAAACTTCCAGTTTCTAAATCTCCACCACCGGGTTGGGATGAACTTACACCAAGAGAAATCGAAATTTTAAAGTTAGTCGCTAAAGGTTCAACTAATCGAGAAATTGCTGAGGCTTTGTATATTACCGAAAAAACCGTCAAAAATTATATGACTCGCATTTTCAATCGGTTAGATTTACGCGATCGCACTCAAGCTGCACTTGTGGCTAGTTCATTTTTTGGTAATTAA
- a CDS encoding sensor histidine kinase: MFRSISRYILNGLAIVLSLVTQLQRIKTVQDIQPLAIEQQYAIAIFASVLTLGIGTIFMQMAITALVNEFQSRQKLSLANEQLAIANAQLSQYALKIEELATVQERNRIARDIHDSVGHALTVLNLHLEAAVKIWQTDPTEATEFLIEAKQLGSNALKEVRQSISTLRADPFAELSLDDAIFSLVEEFKRSSNISPTCLIDLKLPIKPEVKIAIHRITQEAFTNIFKHAEATEVKITLKTQNQTSQDLPTDSTMNVIGMQGNNLQILPISNESVNSKSNTLQLIIYDNGKGFKPNQNTTGFGLESMRDRTLAIGGTFNMATAPNLGCKITATFPI, from the coding sequence ATGTTCCGGAGTATAAGCCGTTATATACTTAATGGATTGGCTATAGTTTTATCTTTAGTTACACAACTTCAACGAATTAAAACAGTCCAAGATATTCAACCTTTAGCAATTGAACAACAATATGCTATTGCCATATTTGCTTCTGTCTTAACATTAGGAATTGGCACAATTTTCATGCAAATGGCAATTACTGCATTAGTAAATGAATTTCAAAGTCGGCAAAAATTAAGTCTTGCTAACGAACAACTCGCAATTGCGAATGCTCAATTAAGTCAATATGCTTTAAAAATTGAAGAATTAGCAACTGTACAAGAGCGTAACCGTATTGCTCGGGATATTCATGATTCTGTTGGTCATGCTTTAACAGTTTTAAATTTACATTTAGAAGCAGCAGTAAAAATATGGCAAACTGACCCTACTGAAGCTACAGAATTTTTAATTGAAGCCAAACAATTAGGTTCAAATGCTCTCAAAGAAGTTCGTCAATCAATTTCAACTTTACGTGCAGATCCATTCGCTGAATTATCTTTGGATGATGCAATCTTTTCTTTGGTTGAAGAATTTAAACGCTCTAGCAATATTTCACCAACCTGCTTAATAGACTTAAAATTACCTATTAAACCTGAAGTTAAAATTGCTATTCATCGGATTACTCAAGAAGCATTCACTAATATTTTTAAACACGCAGAAGCTACAGAAGTTAAAATTACGCTGAAAACTCAAAATCAAACATCTCAGGATTTACCCACAGACAGCACAATGAATGTCATTGGAATGCAAGGAAATAATCTCCAGATATTGCCAATTAGTAACGAGTCCGTAAATTCTAAGTCTAATACTTTACAGTTAATTATTTATGATAATGGTAAAGGATTTAAACCCAACCAAAATACAACCGGCTTTGGCTTGGAAAGTATGCGCGATCGCACTCTTGCTATTGGTGGTACTTTCAATATGGCAACAGCCCCAAATTTAGGATGTAAGATTACTGCAACCTTCCCAATATAA
- a CDS encoding sterol desaturase family protein, which translates to MNFTDITLKFIPFFLISIVIEVLLIALWKKEKYSQRESLISLAILIGNRISKLIPIIPAAALMEFAWNHRISTISLDNWWNLLLLFITLEFVYYWYHRASHRIRWFWATHVVHHSPEYFNFSAAYRLGWTGAISGAGIFFAPLVWLGFQPSSVITALALNLVYQFWIHTELIPKLGILEWFLNTPSHHRVHHGSNGAYIDRNYGGVLIIFDRLFGTFAAEEASNPPVYGLTHPIKSNNPFKVVFNEWIEIYKDLTSTNSFKERFCYLFAPPEWKFTKKGSPDEQLVFPTNTLR; encoded by the coding sequence ATGAATTTCACGGATATAACTCTAAAATTTATTCCTTTTTTCTTAATTTCCATTGTGATTGAAGTCTTGTTGATAGCGCTTTGGAAGAAAGAAAAGTATTCACAACGAGAAAGTTTGATTTCACTGGCTATTTTGATTGGAAATCGCATATCTAAATTAATTCCCATTATTCCAGCTGCGGCTCTAATGGAATTTGCATGGAATCATCGGATATCAACTATTTCTCTCGATAATTGGTGGAATTTACTACTACTATTTATAACATTAGAATTTGTATACTATTGGTACCATCGAGCATCTCATCGCATTCGTTGGTTTTGGGCTACTCACGTTGTTCACCATTCACCAGAATATTTTAATTTCTCAGCAGCTTATCGCTTAGGGTGGACGGGTGCTATCTCTGGTGCGGGTATATTTTTTGCACCGCTTGTTTGGCTTGGTTTTCAACCTTCTTCAGTTATCACCGCTCTAGCTTTAAACTTGGTTTACCAATTTTGGATTCATACTGAACTAATTCCGAAGCTGGGTATTTTAGAATGGTTTTTGAATACTCCATCACACCACAGGGTACATCATGGTTCTAACGGAGCATATATAGATCGTAATTATGGTGGAGTTTTAATTATATTTGACCGTTTATTTGGTACTTTTGCTGCCGAGGAAGCATCAAATCCTCCTGTTTACGGTTTAACTCATCCAATTAAATCCAATAATCCTTTCAAAGTCGTTTTTAATGAATGGATAGAAATATACAAAGATTTAACTTCTACTAATTCTTTTAAGGAACGCTTTTGTTATCTATTTGCTCCTCCAGAGTGGAAGTTTACCAAAAAAGGCAGTCCCGATGAACAATTGGTATTTCCTACGAACACGCTGCGCTAA